The Pangasianodon hypophthalmus isolate fPanHyp1 chromosome 2, fPanHyp1.pri, whole genome shotgun sequence genome window below encodes:
- the si:ch211-161c3.6 gene encoding high mobility group AT-hook 2b has translation MEEEISVATAEPAATPSTEAPEAPRRGRGRPRKPKQEPVEPPAPKRPRGRPKGSKNKANRSTPKEPPKEKRPRGRPRKWPQKAVQQKEQELEEEEDQPHLPSPHKNA, from the exons ATGGAAGAAGAGATAAGTGTAGCAACAGCTGAACCGGCTGCTACACCATCAACTGAAGCTCCAGAGGCACCTCGCCGAGGCAGAGGCAGACCACGCAAACCAAAACAG GAGCCTGTTGAACCTCCTGCTCCCAAAAGGCCAAGGGGAAGACCCAAAGGGAGTAAGAATAAGGCCAACCGTAGTACACCCAAA GAACCACCAAAGGAAAAGAGACCTCGAGGCCGACCAAGGAAATGG CCTCAAAAAGCAGTGCAGCAAAAAGAGCAAGAG CTTGAGGAAGAAGAGGACCAGCCACACCTGCCATCACCACACAAGAACGCCTAG
- the mst1 gene encoding hepatocyte growth factor-like protein isoform X3 — protein sequence MSVFMFFLILAFFSDAVQVHRSALNDFQRSEGRELVPFKTGHVPSLPGITLEECARRCSESLDCRAFNYVFRPSLMCKHLPWVGNTDKAEVKRNVNCDLYEMKVYVRKCIIGNGEDYRGDVSKTKTGRTCQQWWSKFPHDHRYTPSSSNGLELNYCRNPDGDNIGPWCYTTDPERRYESCNIPQCKDEVCITCNGEDYRGQVDRTVSGKECQRWDQQYPHQHIYQPEKYPDKSLDDNYCRNPDASPVPWCYTTDPEVERERCDIRKCSETPKRRSRSSYTTNCFRGRGEDYRGKVNETTSGIPCQRWDAQSPHEHPFYPHTYECKGLEENYCRNPDGSEAPWCFTSRPEMRTALCLQIKRCADDIEAEDCYNGNGKNYRGTVRKTRKGILCQNWSVNTPHKTKINPKTHPEANLTENYCRNPDGDLHGPWCYTADPKTEFDYCAIKQCGEDPPIIMPPEPVEFNECGKRDDRMLRSKLRIVGGTPGNSPWTVSLRDRKGKHFCGGSLVNSKWVISTKQCFSSCSYVDLTGYAAIMGTVYRDPKEGEPGTQSIALNKIVCGPSESHLVLLQLETPAEFNERVSQICLPPERYIVPEGTTCEIAGWGETKGTGDETVLNVAQMRVQSNSECNKYFKGRVKQNEMCTTSFFGGVGACEKDYGGPLACQNSDCWVLEGVIIPMRRCGHPGQPNIFIRVSMYVDWIKKVMEMA from the exons atgagtgtgtttatgtttttccTAATTCTGGCGTTTTTCAGCGATGCCGTTCAAG TGCACCGTAGTGCGCTGAATGATTTCCAGCGTTCTGAGGGAAGAGAGCTGGTACCGTTTAAAACTGGCCATGTCCCTTCGCTTCCCGGCATCACACTGGAGGAGTGTGCCAGACGCTGCTCAGAGAGTCTCGACTGCAG GGCTTTCAACTATGTTTTTCGTCCATCTCTAATGTGTAAGCACTTGCCCTGGGTGGGCAACACGGACAAAGCAGAGGTAAAGAGGAACGTCAACTGTGACCTGTATGAGATGAAAG TTTATGTCAGGAAGTGCATTATTGGTAATGGCGAGGACTATCGGGGAGACGTATCTAAGACCAAGACTGGGCGGACGTGTCAACAATGGTGGTCAAAGTTTCCTCATGATCACAG ATACACTCCTTCTTCCTCTAATGGCCTGGAGCTAAATTACTGTCGTAATCCAGATGGGGACAACATTGGACCCTGGTGCTACACCACAGACCCTGAGCGCAGATACGAGAGTTGTAATATCCCCCAGTGTAAAGACG AGGTGTGTATCACCTGTAACGGAGAGGACTACAGGGGTCAGGTTGATCGCACAGTGAGTGGAAAAGAATGCCAGAGATGGGACCAGCAATATCCACATCAACACATCTATCAACCAGAAAA ATACCCTGATAAGAGCCTGGATGATAATTACTGCCGGAACCCTGACGCCTCCCCCGTGCCCTGGTGTTACACCACTGACCCggaggtggagagagagcgCTGTGACATCCGCAAGTGCT CGGAGACTCCGAAGCGGCGTTCTCGCTCCAGCTACACGACGAACTGTTTCCGAGGCCGTGGGGAGGATTACAGAGGCAAAGTGAACGAGACGACTTCAGGCATCCCGTGTCAGCGCTGGGACGCACAGTCCCCCCATGAGCACCCATTTTACCCCCACACTTATGAGTGCAA GGGACTGGAAGAGAACTACTGTCGTAATCCAGATGGTTCTGAGGCTCCCTGGTGCTTCACATCAAGGCCTGAGATGAGGACGGCCCTCTGTCTACAGATCAAACGCTGTGCTGATGACATTGAGGCTGAAG ATTGCTATAACGGAAATGGAAAAAACTACAGAGGTACTGTCCGCAAAACTCGGAAGGGCATCCTCTGTCAGAACTGGAGTGTAAATACACCACATAAAACTAA GATTAACCCAAAGACACACCCAGAGGCCAACCTGACAGAGAACTACTGCAGGAACCCAGACGGAGATCTGCACGGACCCTGGTGCTACACTGCCGACCCCAAAACTGAATTTGATTACTGTGCAATCAAGCAGTGTg GGGAGGATCCACCTATCATAATGCCACCAG AGCCTGTAGAGTTTAATGAATGTGGGAAGCGTGATGACCGTATGTTGAGAAGTAAGCTGAGGATTGTTGGTGGCACACCAGGAAATTCTCCATGGACAGTCAGCCTAAGAGACAG GAAAGGAAAGCATTTTTGTGGAGGGTCACTGGTGAACTCAAAATGGGTGATCAGCACTAAGCAGTGCTTCTCCTCATG cagttATGTGGACCTCACAGGGTATGCTGCGATCATGGGCACCGTGTACCGGGATCCAAAGGAAGGAGAACCTGGCACACAGTCTATTGCTCTAAACAAAATCGTTTGCGGGCCTTCGGAGTCACATCTAGTCCTGCTACAGCTAGAAAC TCCTGCAGAGTTTAATGAGCGTGTGTCACAAATATGTCTTCCCCCTGAGCGCTACATTGTTCCAGAGGGAACCACCTGTGAGATTGCTGGTTGGGGGGAGACCAAAG GAACGGGGGATGAAACAGTGCTGAATGTTGCTCAGATGCGAGTGCAGAGCAACAGCGAATGTAACAAATACTTCAAAGGGCGTGTGAAGCAGAATGAAATGTGTACTACATCTTTTTTTGGTGGAGTAGGGGCTTGTGAG AAAGACTATGGAGGCCCTCTGGCATGTCAGAACAGTGACTGCTGGGTCTTAGAGGGAGTCATTATCCCTATGCGTCGCTGCGGGCACCCAGGACAACCCAACATCTTTATCCGTGTATCGATGTACGTAGACTGGATCAAGAAGGTCATGGAGATGGCATAG
- the mst1 gene encoding hepatocyte growth factor-like protein isoform X2, with product MSVFMFFLILAFFSDAVQVHRSALNDFQRSEGRELVPFKTGHVPSLPGITLEECARRCSESLDCRAFNYVFRPSLMCKHLPWVGNTDKAEVKRNVNCDLYEMKVYVRKCIIGNGEDYRGDVSKTKTGRTCQQWWSKFPHDHRYTPSSSNGLELNYCRNPDGDNIGPWCYTTDPERRYESCNIPQCKDEVCITCNGEDYRGQVDRTVSGKECQRWDQQYPHQHIYQPEKYPDKSLDDNYCRNPDASPVPWCYTTDPEVERERCDIRKCSETPKRRSRSSYTTNCFRGRGEDYRGKVNETTSGIPCQRWDAQSPHEHPFYPHTYECKGLEENYCRNPDGSEAPWCFTSRPEMRTALCLQIKRCADDIEAEDCYNGNGKNYRGTVRKTRKGILCQNWSVNTPHKTKINPKTHPEANLTENYCRNPDGDLHGPWCYTADPKTEFDYCAIKQCAGEDPPIIMPPEPVEFNECGKRDDRMLRSKLRIVGGTPGNSPWTVSLRDRKGKHFCGGSLVNSKWVISTKQCFSSCYVDLTGYAAIMGTVYRDPKEGEPGTQSIALNKIVCGPSESHLVLLQLETPAEFNERVSQICLPPERYIVPEGTTCEIAGWGETKGTGDETVLNVAQMRVQSNSECNKYFKGRVKQNEMCTTSFFGGVGACEKDYGGPLACQNSDCWVLEGVIIPMRRCGHPGQPNIFIRVSMYVDWIKKVMEMA from the exons atgagtgtgtttatgtttttccTAATTCTGGCGTTTTTCAGCGATGCCGTTCAAG TGCACCGTAGTGCGCTGAATGATTTCCAGCGTTCTGAGGGAAGAGAGCTGGTACCGTTTAAAACTGGCCATGTCCCTTCGCTTCCCGGCATCACACTGGAGGAGTGTGCCAGACGCTGCTCAGAGAGTCTCGACTGCAG GGCTTTCAACTATGTTTTTCGTCCATCTCTAATGTGTAAGCACTTGCCCTGGGTGGGCAACACGGACAAAGCAGAGGTAAAGAGGAACGTCAACTGTGACCTGTATGAGATGAAAG TTTATGTCAGGAAGTGCATTATTGGTAATGGCGAGGACTATCGGGGAGACGTATCTAAGACCAAGACTGGGCGGACGTGTCAACAATGGTGGTCAAAGTTTCCTCATGATCACAG ATACACTCCTTCTTCCTCTAATGGCCTGGAGCTAAATTACTGTCGTAATCCAGATGGGGACAACATTGGACCCTGGTGCTACACCACAGACCCTGAGCGCAGATACGAGAGTTGTAATATCCCCCAGTGTAAAGACG AGGTGTGTATCACCTGTAACGGAGAGGACTACAGGGGTCAGGTTGATCGCACAGTGAGTGGAAAAGAATGCCAGAGATGGGACCAGCAATATCCACATCAACACATCTATCAACCAGAAAA ATACCCTGATAAGAGCCTGGATGATAATTACTGCCGGAACCCTGACGCCTCCCCCGTGCCCTGGTGTTACACCACTGACCCggaggtggagagagagcgCTGTGACATCCGCAAGTGCT CGGAGACTCCGAAGCGGCGTTCTCGCTCCAGCTACACGACGAACTGTTTCCGAGGCCGTGGGGAGGATTACAGAGGCAAAGTGAACGAGACGACTTCAGGCATCCCGTGTCAGCGCTGGGACGCACAGTCCCCCCATGAGCACCCATTTTACCCCCACACTTATGAGTGCAA GGGACTGGAAGAGAACTACTGTCGTAATCCAGATGGTTCTGAGGCTCCCTGGTGCTTCACATCAAGGCCTGAGATGAGGACGGCCCTCTGTCTACAGATCAAACGCTGTGCTGATGACATTGAGGCTGAAG ATTGCTATAACGGAAATGGAAAAAACTACAGAGGTACTGTCCGCAAAACTCGGAAGGGCATCCTCTGTCAGAACTGGAGTGTAAATACACCACATAAAACTAA GATTAACCCAAAGACACACCCAGAGGCCAACCTGACAGAGAACTACTGCAGGAACCCAGACGGAGATCTGCACGGACCCTGGTGCTACACTGCCGACCCCAAAACTGAATTTGATTACTGTGCAATCAAGCAGTGTg CAGGGGAGGATCCACCTATCATAATGCCACCAG AGCCTGTAGAGTTTAATGAATGTGGGAAGCGTGATGACCGTATGTTGAGAAGTAAGCTGAGGATTGTTGGTGGCACACCAGGAAATTCTCCATGGACAGTCAGCCTAAGAGACAG GAAAGGAAAGCATTTTTGTGGAGGGTCACTGGTGAACTCAAAATGGGTGATCAGCACTAAGCAGTGCTTCTCCTCATG ttATGTGGACCTCACAGGGTATGCTGCGATCATGGGCACCGTGTACCGGGATCCAAAGGAAGGAGAACCTGGCACACAGTCTATTGCTCTAAACAAAATCGTTTGCGGGCCTTCGGAGTCACATCTAGTCCTGCTACAGCTAGAAAC TCCTGCAGAGTTTAATGAGCGTGTGTCACAAATATGTCTTCCCCCTGAGCGCTACATTGTTCCAGAGGGAACCACCTGTGAGATTGCTGGTTGGGGGGAGACCAAAG GAACGGGGGATGAAACAGTGCTGAATGTTGCTCAGATGCGAGTGCAGAGCAACAGCGAATGTAACAAATACTTCAAAGGGCGTGTGAAGCAGAATGAAATGTGTACTACATCTTTTTTTGGTGGAGTAGGGGCTTGTGAG AAAGACTATGGAGGCCCTCTGGCATGTCAGAACAGTGACTGCTGGGTCTTAGAGGGAGTCATTATCCCTATGCGTCGCTGCGGGCACCCAGGACAACCCAACATCTTTATCCGTGTATCGATGTACGTAGACTGGATCAAGAAGGTCATGGAGATGGCATAG
- the mst1 gene encoding hepatocyte growth factor-like protein isoform X1, with protein sequence MSVFMFFLILAFFSDAVQVHRSALNDFQRSEGRELVPFKTGHVPSLPGITLEECARRCSESLDCRAFNYVFRPSLMCKHLPWVGNTDKAEVKRNVNCDLYEMKVYVRKCIIGNGEDYRGDVSKTKTGRTCQQWWSKFPHDHRYTPSSSNGLELNYCRNPDGDNIGPWCYTTDPERRYESCNIPQCKDEVCITCNGEDYRGQVDRTVSGKECQRWDQQYPHQHIYQPEKYPDKSLDDNYCRNPDASPVPWCYTTDPEVERERCDIRKCSETPKRRSRSSYTTNCFRGRGEDYRGKVNETTSGIPCQRWDAQSPHEHPFYPHTYECKGLEENYCRNPDGSEAPWCFTSRPEMRTALCLQIKRCADDIEAEDCYNGNGKNYRGTVRKTRKGILCQNWSVNTPHKTKINPKTHPEANLTENYCRNPDGDLHGPWCYTADPKTEFDYCAIKQCAGEDPPIIMPPEPVEFNECGKRDDRMLRSKLRIVGGTPGNSPWTVSLRDRKGKHFCGGSLVNSKWVISTKQCFSSCSYVDLTGYAAIMGTVYRDPKEGEPGTQSIALNKIVCGPSESHLVLLQLETPAEFNERVSQICLPPERYIVPEGTTCEIAGWGETKGTGDETVLNVAQMRVQSNSECNKYFKGRVKQNEMCTTSFFGGVGACEKDYGGPLACQNSDCWVLEGVIIPMRRCGHPGQPNIFIRVSMYVDWIKKVMEMA encoded by the exons atgagtgtgtttatgtttttccTAATTCTGGCGTTTTTCAGCGATGCCGTTCAAG TGCACCGTAGTGCGCTGAATGATTTCCAGCGTTCTGAGGGAAGAGAGCTGGTACCGTTTAAAACTGGCCATGTCCCTTCGCTTCCCGGCATCACACTGGAGGAGTGTGCCAGACGCTGCTCAGAGAGTCTCGACTGCAG GGCTTTCAACTATGTTTTTCGTCCATCTCTAATGTGTAAGCACTTGCCCTGGGTGGGCAACACGGACAAAGCAGAGGTAAAGAGGAACGTCAACTGTGACCTGTATGAGATGAAAG TTTATGTCAGGAAGTGCATTATTGGTAATGGCGAGGACTATCGGGGAGACGTATCTAAGACCAAGACTGGGCGGACGTGTCAACAATGGTGGTCAAAGTTTCCTCATGATCACAG ATACACTCCTTCTTCCTCTAATGGCCTGGAGCTAAATTACTGTCGTAATCCAGATGGGGACAACATTGGACCCTGGTGCTACACCACAGACCCTGAGCGCAGATACGAGAGTTGTAATATCCCCCAGTGTAAAGACG AGGTGTGTATCACCTGTAACGGAGAGGACTACAGGGGTCAGGTTGATCGCACAGTGAGTGGAAAAGAATGCCAGAGATGGGACCAGCAATATCCACATCAACACATCTATCAACCAGAAAA ATACCCTGATAAGAGCCTGGATGATAATTACTGCCGGAACCCTGACGCCTCCCCCGTGCCCTGGTGTTACACCACTGACCCggaggtggagagagagcgCTGTGACATCCGCAAGTGCT CGGAGACTCCGAAGCGGCGTTCTCGCTCCAGCTACACGACGAACTGTTTCCGAGGCCGTGGGGAGGATTACAGAGGCAAAGTGAACGAGACGACTTCAGGCATCCCGTGTCAGCGCTGGGACGCACAGTCCCCCCATGAGCACCCATTTTACCCCCACACTTATGAGTGCAA GGGACTGGAAGAGAACTACTGTCGTAATCCAGATGGTTCTGAGGCTCCCTGGTGCTTCACATCAAGGCCTGAGATGAGGACGGCCCTCTGTCTACAGATCAAACGCTGTGCTGATGACATTGAGGCTGAAG ATTGCTATAACGGAAATGGAAAAAACTACAGAGGTACTGTCCGCAAAACTCGGAAGGGCATCCTCTGTCAGAACTGGAGTGTAAATACACCACATAAAACTAA GATTAACCCAAAGACACACCCAGAGGCCAACCTGACAGAGAACTACTGCAGGAACCCAGACGGAGATCTGCACGGACCCTGGTGCTACACTGCCGACCCCAAAACTGAATTTGATTACTGTGCAATCAAGCAGTGTg CAGGGGAGGATCCACCTATCATAATGCCACCAG AGCCTGTAGAGTTTAATGAATGTGGGAAGCGTGATGACCGTATGTTGAGAAGTAAGCTGAGGATTGTTGGTGGCACACCAGGAAATTCTCCATGGACAGTCAGCCTAAGAGACAG GAAAGGAAAGCATTTTTGTGGAGGGTCACTGGTGAACTCAAAATGGGTGATCAGCACTAAGCAGTGCTTCTCCTCATG cagttATGTGGACCTCACAGGGTATGCTGCGATCATGGGCACCGTGTACCGGGATCCAAAGGAAGGAGAACCTGGCACACAGTCTATTGCTCTAAACAAAATCGTTTGCGGGCCTTCGGAGTCACATCTAGTCCTGCTACAGCTAGAAAC TCCTGCAGAGTTTAATGAGCGTGTGTCACAAATATGTCTTCCCCCTGAGCGCTACATTGTTCCAGAGGGAACCACCTGTGAGATTGCTGGTTGGGGGGAGACCAAAG GAACGGGGGATGAAACAGTGCTGAATGTTGCTCAGATGCGAGTGCAGAGCAACAGCGAATGTAACAAATACTTCAAAGGGCGTGTGAAGCAGAATGAAATGTGTACTACATCTTTTTTTGGTGGAGTAGGGGCTTGTGAG AAAGACTATGGAGGCCCTCTGGCATGTCAGAACAGTGACTGCTGGGTCTTAGAGGGAGTCATTATCCCTATGCGTCGCTGCGGGCACCCAGGACAACCCAACATCTTTATCCGTGTATCGATGTACGTAGACTGGATCAAGAAGGTCATGGAGATGGCATAG
- the abhd14b gene encoding protein ABHD14B, translating into MSAGEITEGRVKVGMCSQSLFYRQALPSAGEPKLCVLLLHGIRFSSQNWLSIGTLSALAAAGYRALALDLPGLGESKAAEAPAVVGEPAPAEFLRQVCEGLNTGPVVVISPSLSGMYSLPFLFQHSEQLKAYIPVAPICTDKFTAEQYKAVQVPTLIVYGDQDTQLGEVSLNNLKNLPNHKVVVMQGAGHPCYLDDPVTWHKVVLEFLHTLL; encoded by the exons ATGTCTGCGGGTGAAATAACAGAGGGAAGGGTGAAAGTGGGAATGTGTAGCCAGTCGCTGTTTTATCGCCAGGCTCTTCCCTCAGCTGGAGAGCCGAAGCTGTGTGTTCTGCTGCTGCACGGGATCCGCTTCTCCTCGCAGAACTGGCTCAGTATCGGCACTCTCAGCGCCCTGGCTGCCGCCGGATACCGGGCCTTGGCTCTGGACCTGCCAG GCCTGGGTGAGTCGAAGGCAGCAGAGGCCCCTGCAGTGGTGGGTGAGCCAGCCCCTGCAGAGTTTCTGAGGCAGGTGTGTGAAGGTTTGAACACCGGGCCAGTAGTGGTGATCAGCCCCTCTCTCAGTGGCATGTATTCGCTGCCCTTTCTCTTCCAGCACTCTGAGCAGTTGAAAGCCTATATTCCCGTAGCTCCCATCTGCACGGACAAGTTCACGGCCGAACAGTACAAGGCTGtacag GTCCCCACTCTTATCGTGTATGGAGATCAGGACACTCAGCTAGGGGAAGTGTCACTAAACAACCTGAAGAATCTCCCCAATCACAAGGTGGTGGTAATGCAGGGGGCCGGGCATCCCTGTTACCTTGACGACCCGGTGACTTGGCATAAAGTTGTTCTTGAGTTTCTGCACACACTATTGTAA